The following coding sequences are from one Marinifilum sp. JC120 window:
- a CDS encoding amino acid ABC transporter permease, producing MINRYLEKTWVQYLCLATVTAILVYYFGWVFDFGYKFDWSVLYKEDPSYGEVLGGMLVTGLNLTVSISLMSSAIALGLGILFGLGRLSQFKPVYYFSTCYVEFFRNTPLLVQLFFWYFALPMGLPEGIRNFLFDQNFEMLAATVGLGIYTSSFMAEVIRAGIQSIPKGLLEASYSSGLTPFQTLTKIVLPLAFRAIIPPLGSEFLNNMKNSSLAMVVGVPELCWASQQIEGMTFKGFEATTAATVVYLSLSLTIAGLLTLVNWKLQIVPVKDRTMGHKFAHLLFWPFEAPFAFVAKMHRRMKRKRQDDFNLSRAQAARKAFLAKLSKVFGFIWKATFLICLAFLLFSAVYGISKFNFQVIADNIGTLLWWRFPQGDPNEILWGLGGLSFSIIMSVIAISVSFFIGLIVGVGRTSKNKLFLIPSTLYIELIRGNPLIMVIFWIYFFIPILTGHFLNVFWSATIALTVFTGAYLAEIVRSGIQNLPPGQFEAAVSTGLTYWQAMRKIILPQALKQMLPAIVGQFIAIFKDTSLAFVIGVLELTFVAQGLNNRLMVYPFEIYTTVAFLYFICCYLMSLVARRLERKLSTETFRLQM from the coding sequence ATGATCAATCGCTATCTGGAAAAAACTTGGGTTCAGTATTTATGCCTCGCCACTGTGACCGCTATACTGGTCTACTATTTTGGCTGGGTCTTCGACTTCGGCTACAAATTCGATTGGTCGGTATTGTATAAAGAGGACCCTTCTTACGGTGAAGTGCTGGGCGGTATGCTCGTCACCGGGTTGAACCTGACGGTCAGTATTTCGCTCATGAGTTCCGCTATTGCGTTGGGACTCGGTATTCTTTTCGGATTGGGGAGGCTCTCGCAGTTCAAGCCGGTCTATTATTTCAGTACCTGTTATGTTGAGTTTTTCAGAAACACACCGCTGCTGGTGCAGCTTTTCTTCTGGTATTTCGCATTGCCCATGGGTTTGCCTGAAGGAATCCGTAATTTTCTTTTTGACCAAAATTTCGAGATGCTTGCCGCTACTGTGGGACTCGGCATCTACACCAGTTCCTTTATGGCTGAGGTTATCCGCGCCGGTATCCAGTCCATTCCTAAAGGGCTGCTGGAAGCGTCCTATTCATCAGGACTTACCCCGTTTCAGACCCTGACCAAGATTGTCCTGCCGCTGGCCTTCAGGGCCATTATCCCGCCGCTGGGCAGTGAGTTCCTTAACAACATGAAGAACTCGTCGCTGGCTATGGTCGTGGGTGTTCCTGAGCTTTGCTGGGCCTCGCAGCAGATTGAGGGCATGACCTTTAAAGGCTTTGAAGCAACCACCGCTGCCACGGTTGTCTATCTTTCCTTGTCCCTGACCATTGCCGGTCTCCTGACTCTCGTAAACTGGAAGTTGCAGATTGTTCCGGTTAAGGATCGCACCATGGGGCATAAGTTTGCGCACCTGCTTTTCTGGCCCTTTGAAGCCCCGTTTGCTTTTGTGGCAAAAATGCACCGCAGGATGAAACGCAAGCGCCAGGATGATTTCAACCTTTCCCGGGCACAGGCTGCGCGCAAGGCTTTTCTGGCTAAACTGTCCAAGGTGTTCGGTTTTATCTGGAAAGCGACTTTTCTGATCTGTTTGGCTTTTCTACTTTTTTCCGCTGTTTATGGTATTTCCAAGTTTAATTTTCAGGTCATTGCAGACAACATCGGGACCTTACTCTGGTGGAGATTTCCCCAAGGTGATCCCAATGAAATTCTCTGGGGACTGGGCGGTTTGTCCTTCTCCATCATCATGTCGGTGATCGCAATTTCGGTAAGTTTCTTTATCGGACTCATTGTGGGTGTCGGGCGTACTTCCAAGAATAAACTCTTCCTGATTCCGTCCACCCTGTATATTGAGCTTATTCGCGGAAATCCGCTGATCATGGTCATTTTCTGGATTTATTTCTTTATCCCCATCCTGACCGGGCATTTCCTGAATGTATTCTGGTCGGCTACAATCGCCCTGACTGTTTTTACCGGGGCCTATCTGGCTGAAATCGTCCGTTCCGGTATTCAGAATCTGCCTCCCGGACAGTTTGAGGCTGCGGTCTCAACCGGGCTGACCTACTGGCAGGCCATGCGCAAGATAATTCTGCCGCAGGCCCTGAAGCAGATGCTCCCGGCCATTGTGGGCCAGTTCATCGCCATCTTCAAAGATACCTCGTTGGCCTTTGTTATCGGTGTTCTGGAGCTGACTTTTGTTGCTCAGGGATTGAACAACAGACTCATGGTCTATCCCTTTGAAATTTATACCACCGTCGCATTTTTGTACTTTATTTGTTGCTACCTGATGAGTCTCGTGGCAAGACGACTCGAACGGAAACTGTCCACTGAGACTTTCCGCCTGCAAATGTAA
- a CDS encoding amino acid ABC transporter substrate-binding protein, which translates to MKRFMILALAAALVMAFAATAFAGATYDRIMKDKVIRVGIMTDSIPGAFYNAKKEWVGFDVDIANEIAKRMGVKIDQVPVSNKTRIGFLQQGRIDISVSNMTHKRSRDNSIDFSITYFFDGQKMLAPKGKFSTLKDFVGKRVAVMQGTTSELNVKNLLKELGDAAPKVISYQKESECFQALQMGRVDAWSTDSTILLGYSAQVPGKYELVGDFFSNEPYGIGLVEDDSKLRDTVNFTLQDMWKDGSYEKIYNKWYGPDTKYYFPLTEKIEMWP; encoded by the coding sequence ATGAAAAGGTTTATGATTTTGGCTCTCGCAGCCGCTCTGGTTATGGCTTTCGCTGCAACTGCTTTTGCAGGTGCCACCTATGACAGAATCATGAAAGACAAGGTTATCCGTGTCGGTATCATGACTGACTCCATTCCCGGTGCGTTCTACAACGCCAAGAAAGAATGGGTTGGTTTTGACGTTGATATCGCTAACGAAATCGCAAAACGCATGGGCGTGAAAATTGATCAGGTTCCTGTCAGCAACAAGACCCGTATCGGTTTCCTCCAGCAGGGTCGCATTGACATTTCCGTTTCCAACATGACTCACAAGCGCTCCCGCGATAATTCCATCGACTTTTCCATCACCTACTTTTTCGACGGTCAGAAGATGCTTGCTCCTAAAGGCAAGTTCTCCACCCTCAAGGATTTCGTAGGCAAAAGAGTTGCTGTTATGCAGGGTACTACTTCCGAGCTTAACGTTAAGAACCTGCTCAAGGAACTTGGCGATGCTGCTCCTAAAGTTATCTCCTACCAGAAAGAGTCCGAGTGCTTTCAGGCTTTGCAGATGGGTCGCGTAGACGCATGGTCCACTGACTCCACCATCCTGCTCGGCTACTCCGCACAGGTTCCCGGTAAATACGAACTGGTTGGTGACTTCTTCTCCAACGAGCCTTACGGCATCGGTCTGGTTGAAGATGATTCCAAGCTCCGCGACACCGTTAACTTCACCCTTCAGGATATGTGGAAAGACGGTTCTTACGAAAAGATCTACAACAAGTGGTACGGTCCCGATACCAAGTACTACTTCCCCCTTACTGAAAAAATCGAAATGTGGCCCTAG
- a CDS encoding amino acid ABC transporter ATP-binding protein, whose protein sequence is MIKFNNVNKYYGDYHALRDLNLHIKKGEVVVVCGPSGSGKSTMIRCINRLEPIQEGEIFVEDMDVNGTRVNLPLLRAEIGFVFQSFNLYPHMTVLENIILAPTMVRNMKRKDAEDLAMELLSKVNIPDKAGDYPSQLSGGQQQRVAIARGLAMRPNIMLFDEPTSALDPEMINEVLDVMKALAREGMTMVCVTHEMGFAREVADRVIFMDEGSLIEENTPEEFFHNPQHERSKLFLSKILSH, encoded by the coding sequence GTGATAAAGTTTAACAATGTTAATAAATACTACGGTGACTATCACGCCTTGAGGGATCTTAACCTTCATATTAAAAAAGGCGAAGTAGTTGTTGTCTGCGGACCTTCCGGGTCTGGCAAGAGTACCATGATTCGTTGTATTAACCGTCTTGAACCTATTCAGGAAGGTGAAATATTTGTAGAAGATATGGATGTGAATGGAACGAGAGTAAACTTGCCCCTGCTGCGTGCGGAGATCGGTTTTGTCTTTCAGTCCTTTAATCTCTATCCGCATATGACGGTTTTGGAAAATATTATACTCGCACCGACCATGGTCCGGAATATGAAACGCAAAGATGCCGAAGATCTGGCCATGGAACTTCTTTCCAAGGTCAATATCCCGGACAAGGCCGGAGACTATCCTTCCCAGCTTTCCGGGGGGCAGCAGCAGCGCGTGGCAATTGCCCGAGGTCTGGCCATGCGTCCTAACATCATGCTTTTTGACGAACCCACATCCGCTCTTGATCCGGAAATGATCAACGAAGTTCTGGATGTAATGAAGGCTCTGGCCCGCGAAGGCATGACCATGGTCTGCGTCACCCACGAAATGGGCTTTGCCCGCGAGGTTGCGGATCGGGTCATCTTCATGGATGAGGGTTCCCTCATTGAGGAAAATACCCCGGAAGAGTTCTTCCACAATCCTCAGCATGAGCGTTCTAAGCTCTTCTTGAGCAAGATCCTTTCGCATTAG
- a CDS encoding sigma-54-dependent Fis family transcriptional regulator yields MPESTLLFIAEPQSVTSVFSPLKEAGFQAGLADNLAGAVNFIKKSKPCLIFTRPIMQGYSAQALLAEAVNIENFPPVVIFSRNGSADEAQKFMELGARDYWLEPLSWEKIKLMLPDEKPSSMPAPDQLGTTEKNAESKQKGTQGRYQIIGQHPAMARVLGLAKQVAKSKATVLISGESGTGKEMFARFLHHHSDRNDKAFVAINCAALPEHLLESELFGHEKGAFTGAINRKLGKFELASGGTILLDEITEMELGLQAKLLRVLQEGEIDRVGGVETVKVDVRVLATTNRAIEETVKEGKFRQDLFYRLNVIPLKLPALAQRGEDILLLAKFFVNKYCTEYGLAPLAFSEESVKWLLDYEWPGNVRELQNLMERAVLLAGAGPIESKHFLNDPDAWMPDEPHIGDGAPPEDNQPATADGIAAEFGVMPISEMEKKLIIKSLDQTSGNRTKAAELLGISVRTLRNKLNDYKKQGLDL; encoded by the coding sequence ATGCCTGAGAGTACATTACTATTCATAGCCGAACCCCAGTCCGTGACGTCCGTGTTTTCCCCGCTTAAAGAAGCGGGGTTTCAAGCTGGACTGGCCGACAATCTTGCCGGAGCGGTCAATTTTATCAAAAAGTCAAAACCGTGCCTTATTTTTACAAGGCCGATTATGCAGGGCTATTCTGCTCAGGCACTTCTGGCCGAAGCTGTAAATATTGAAAATTTCCCACCCGTGGTGATCTTTTCCCGCAACGGTTCCGCTGACGAGGCCCAAAAATTCATGGAGCTTGGTGCCCGTGACTACTGGCTGGAGCCGCTTTCATGGGAAAAGATAAAACTCATGCTTCCCGATGAAAAACCATCATCCATGCCCGCCCCGGACCAGCTTGGCACGACAGAAAAAAATGCCGAGTCAAAACAGAAGGGAACTCAGGGACGCTACCAGATCATCGGGCAGCACCCGGCCATGGCCCGCGTTCTGGGTCTTGCCAAGCAAGTGGCTAAATCCAAGGCCACAGTACTTATTTCAGGTGAATCAGGAACTGGTAAGGAGATGTTCGCCCGTTTCCTGCACCACCATTCTGACCGCAACGACAAGGCTTTCGTAGCCATCAACTGTGCCGCACTACCTGAGCACCTGCTGGAATCAGAACTTTTCGGACATGAGAAAGGAGCATTCACCGGAGCTATCAATCGCAAGCTCGGTAAATTCGAACTGGCTTCCGGCGGAACCATCCTCCTTGATGAAATCACTGAAATGGAACTGGGACTGCAAGCCAAGCTGCTCAGAGTTTTACAGGAAGGTGAAATAGACCGCGTGGGCGGAGTGGAGACCGTAAAGGTTGACGTGCGCGTACTGGCGACCACCAACCGGGCTATTGAAGAAACCGTCAAGGAAGGCAAATTCAGGCAGGACCTTTTCTACCGCTTGAACGTCATTCCGCTCAAACTTCCGGCCCTCGCCCAGCGCGGGGAAGATATCCTTTTACTGGCAAAATTTTTCGTAAACAAATACTGCACAGAATACGGCCTCGCGCCCCTCGCCTTTTCCGAGGAATCAGTGAAATGGCTGCTGGATTATGAATGGCCCGGTAACGTGCGTGAATTGCAGAATCTCATGGAAAGGGCAGTACTTCTGGCTGGCGCAGGTCCCATTGAATCCAAACATTTCCTCAATGATCCAGACGCTTGGATGCCGGATGAACCGCATATAGGTGACGGAGCCCCCCCAGAGGATAATCAGCCTGCAACCGCAGACGGCATAGCAGCCGAATTCGGAGTCATGCCCATTTCCGAAATGGAAAAAAAGCTGATCATCAAAAGCCTTGACCAGACCTCCGGCAACCGTACCAAGGCCGCCGAATTGCTGGGCATATCAGTACGAACTCTGCGTAACAAGCTTAATGATTATAAGAAGCAAGGGCTGGATTTGTAG
- a CDS encoding ABC transporter ATP-binding protein — MAEVVIENIVKSYGDTIALDHVSLNINDGELVSVLGASGCGKTTLLRVLAGFEEIDSGLVRAGKHVFSSGAIHVSPENRNVGVVFQSYALWPHMNVAENIGYPLKIKGKKGSVLDSAVRVALESVGLSGMGERNPADLSGGQRQRVALARCLIMAPDVVLLDEPLANLDVHLRESMLMEFKSFHEKTKATMLFVTHDQSEAMAIADRIAVMDAGHIVQFSSPQELYDCPATMGVARFVGNGSVIPVQVGRTGAGECELLIDDYVFSARHNDAETGQKGFCALKCGWVKPGEKGISCTAKRSIYTGGQTHVELHLDCLGELSESLNLCLPGFAHMECGEKVAVEIIDGWFLGQESYKSSPCFL, encoded by the coding sequence ATGGCTGAAGTTGTAATTGAAAATATTGTTAAGAGTTACGGGGATACTATCGCCCTTGATCATGTGTCCTTGAACATCAACGACGGAGAGCTTGTTTCCGTGCTCGGTGCTTCCGGTTGCGGAAAGACGACTCTTTTGCGCGTGCTGGCAGGGTTTGAAGAAATTGATTCCGGTCTGGTCCGGGCCGGGAAACATGTTTTTTCTTCCGGTGCAATTCATGTCAGCCCAGAGAATCGCAATGTGGGTGTTGTCTTCCAGTCTTACGCCTTATGGCCGCATATGAATGTGGCTGAGAACATTGGTTATCCTCTGAAAATAAAAGGCAAGAAAGGTAGTGTTCTTGACTCCGCAGTGCGCGTTGCTCTTGAATCTGTAGGGCTTTCCGGCATGGGCGAACGCAATCCTGCGGATCTTTCCGGCGGGCAACGTCAGAGAGTTGCTTTGGCCCGCTGCCTGATTATGGCCCCGGATGTGGTGTTATTGGACGAGCCGCTGGCAAATCTTGATGTGCATCTGCGCGAATCCATGCTCATGGAATTTAAATCTTTTCACGAAAAGACTAAGGCGACTATGCTTTTCGTCACTCATGACCAGTCCGAGGCCATGGCAATTGCTGACCGTATTGCGGTTATGGATGCTGGCCATATTGTGCAGTTTTCTTCCCCGCAGGAACTTTATGATTGTCCGGCAACGATGGGTGTTGCTCGGTTCGTAGGTAACGGGTCTGTTATTCCGGTACAAGTTGGCAGAACCGGTGCTGGAGAATGTGAGCTTCTAATTGACGATTATGTGTTCAGTGCTCGTCACAACGATGCCGAAACTGGGCAGAAGGGTTTTTGTGCCCTCAAGTGTGGTTGGGTAAAACCGGGGGAGAAGGGGATATCCTGTACAGCTAAGCGCAGTATTTACACCGGAGGACAGACTCACGTGGAATTACATCTGGATTGTCTTGGCGAATTGTCTGAATCTCTTAATTTATGTCTGCCCGGATTTGCCCATATGGAGTGCGGGGAAAAGGTCGCGGTCGAAATTATAGACGGATGGTTTCTTGGGCAAGAATCCTACAAATCCAGCCCTTGCTTCTTATAA
- a CDS encoding iron ABC transporter permease codes for MILSKAVRAGVLPARDSGLAIFLPVFISVCILSLMPTVRLLLESVVSDGSFSLDVLREIMDESGTWKAFRHTLFVGGCATVLATVLGSAMGLLVGLTDIRFRKPLTFCFMMPMMIPPQITALSWIQLFGPSSVLLNCLGIAPAPGTPHPMYSPFGIILLLGIQQAPLIFLSLKAGLSAMPREMVEAARVCGAGNGRVLRDIVLPLMTPALTAGMALAFVSCIGNFGIPAMLGIPAGYTVLTTLIYQRLAMFGPEVIAEAASLSVLISMLALFGILLQSYMLNRRDYRLVGAPSELLKYRLGNFRGLAESVSWLVILLILVVPLCALFFSSLIPSFGVKLTSETMTFSNYAHVLFEHDATTRAFINSFSLAGGAAVILCLVGIPLGYFLVWQKNSLLRFISPLMELPYALPGVVLAIGCILLFLKPIFGISIYGTVWIILVAYLARFLPMGLRPVIGGFAQTDRVLEEAAQMCGAGFLRRMKDIIVPLILPAAATGGLFIFLAAFNELTVSVLLWTSGSETLGVVIFNLDESGNAVLASAVSILVIMAVLILMTILSLIGHKAPKGVIPWQD; via the coding sequence ATGATTTTAAGTAAAGCCGTCCGGGCCGGGGTACTCCCGGCCCGGGATAGCGGTCTCGCAATTTTTCTTCCGGTATTTATATCTGTGTGCATCCTTTCTTTGATGCCCACCGTCCGTTTATTACTCGAATCTGTGGTTTCGGATGGTTCCTTCAGCCTTGATGTGCTGCGGGAAATTATGGATGAGTCCGGCACTTGGAAAGCCTTCCGGCATACTCTTTTTGTGGGCGGATGTGCTACTGTGCTTGCTACCGTGCTCGGTTCGGCCATGGGGTTATTGGTGGGGCTTACTGATATCCGCTTTCGCAAGCCTCTGACTTTTTGTTTCATGATGCCCATGATGATCCCACCGCAGATCACAGCCTTATCTTGGATTCAGCTCTTCGGACCGTCCAGCGTTCTGTTGAACTGTCTGGGAATTGCTCCCGCTCCGGGAACTCCTCACCCTATGTATTCCCCTTTCGGGATAATTCTATTGCTAGGCATACAGCAGGCTCCGCTCATATTTCTTTCGCTTAAGGCCGGGTTATCTGCCATGCCCCGTGAAATGGTTGAGGCCGCGCGGGTGTGCGGTGCCGGTAATGGGCGCGTCTTGCGTGACATTGTCCTGCCTTTGATGACCCCGGCTTTGACAGCTGGAATGGCTTTGGCTTTTGTCTCTTGTATCGGCAATTTCGGTATACCGGCCATGCTTGGCATTCCCGCTGGATACACGGTTTTGACCACACTTATCTATCAGCGCTTAGCTATGTTCGGACCAGAGGTTATTGCCGAAGCAGCTTCCCTTTCGGTGTTGATCAGTATGCTGGCTTTATTCGGTATCTTGCTTCAGTCATATATGCTGAACCGTAGGGATTACCGTCTTGTGGGGGCTCCTTCAGAATTGCTCAAGTACCGTTTGGGTAATTTTCGCGGTCTGGCTGAGTCCGTGAGCTGGCTGGTCATCCTGCTGATACTCGTGGTTCCACTGTGCGCATTGTTTTTCTCTTCGTTGATTCCTTCCTTCGGAGTGAAATTAACTAGTGAAACCATGACCTTTTCCAACTATGCTCATGTGCTTTTCGAGCATGACGCAACCACGCGAGCCTTTATCAATAGTTTCTCCCTCGCGGGGGGCGCGGCAGTGATTCTTTGCCTTGTCGGGATTCCGCTGGGTTATTTTCTGGTCTGGCAGAAGAATTCGTTACTCCGGTTTATTAGCCCGCTAATGGAACTTCCTTATGCCTTACCCGGAGTAGTGTTGGCTATCGGCTGTATTTTGCTGTTTCTCAAGCCAATCTTCGGTATCAGCATTTACGGGACGGTCTGGATTATACTTGTCGCTTATCTGGCCCGCTTTCTGCCTATGGGGTTACGCCCTGTGATTGGTGGGTTTGCCCAGACTGACCGGGTGTTGGAAGAAGCTGCTCAGATGTGCGGGGCCGGTTTTTTACGGCGCATGAAAGATATCATCGTGCCTTTGATTCTGCCTGCTGCGGCTACCGGGGGGCTTTTCATATTTTTGGCTGCATTTAATGAACTGACTGTTTCCGTGCTGCTTTGGACTTCCGGTTCTGAAACGCTGGGCGTGGTTATCTTCAATCTTGACGAGAGCGGTAACGCTGTGCTGGCTTCGGCGGTTTCCATTCTGGTCATTATGGCAGTTCTGATCTTGATGACCATACTTTCTCTTATTGGGCACAAAGCACCTAAAGGTGTGATTCCGTGGCAGGACTAA
- a CDS encoding extracellular solute-binding protein, translating to MKKIVLLALVAVFCVSSFVHAGEKLVVYTSQLEQDAQQTVEAFKKINPGIDVEWTRTGTTALMNKLRAEFAADNPRPDVILIADMVTMEGLKKEGRLLAYKDAPVKGYDKKLYDKDNSYFSTKIISTGIVYNDKAPFKPKSIKDLERPEAKNLVIMPSPLYSGAAAVHMHTLTQNSELGWDVYKKLSENGAVNSKGNGGTFKAVASGEKLYGFCIDFLPIRNKIKGSPVTFIIPEEGASAVTEPVAILSTAKNPAGAKKFVDFLLSDAGQKLASAQGFMPAKSGVTPPEGFPAKIKLMDLDTAKALAQDKKSKRKFVKVFGG from the coding sequence ATGAAAAAGATCGTATTGTTGGCTCTCGTAGCCGTATTTTGCGTAAGTTCTTTTGTCCATGCGGGTGAAAAGCTTGTCGTTTACACATCCCAGCTTGAGCAGGATGCCCAGCAGACAGTGGAAGCTTTCAAGAAAATAAATCCCGGTATTGATGTAGAATGGACCAGAACAGGCACCACAGCGCTGATGAACAAATTGCGTGCTGAATTTGCTGCAGATAATCCCCGCCCTGATGTTATTCTTATCGCCGATATGGTGACTATGGAAGGTCTGAAGAAAGAAGGACGCCTCTTGGCATACAAGGATGCCCCGGTTAAAGGGTATGATAAGAAACTTTACGATAAAGATAATAGCTACTTCAGTACCAAAATTATCAGTACCGGAATTGTTTACAACGACAAAGCTCCTTTCAAACCAAAATCCATAAAGGACCTTGAGCGTCCTGAAGCAAAGAACCTTGTGATCATGCCCAGCCCTCTTTATTCCGGCGCGGCTGCGGTGCATATGCATACCTTGACCCAGAATTCAGAACTCGGCTGGGATGTTTATAAAAAATTATCTGAAAACGGCGCAGTAAACAGCAAGGGGAACGGCGGGACCTTCAAAGCTGTTGCTAGTGGCGAAAAATTGTATGGTTTCTGCATTGATTTCCTGCCTATTCGCAACAAGATTAAAGGTTCCCCGGTAACTTTTATAATTCCTGAAGAAGGAGCCAGCGCAGTGACCGAACCTGTTGCTATTCTTTCAACTGCCAAAAACCCCGCAGGCGCGAAGAAGTTTGTTGATTTCCTGCTTTCCGATGCTGGTCAGAAACTTGCTTCCGCACAGGGCTTCATGCCTGCCAAGTCTGGTGTTACACCACCTGAAGGTTTTCCCGCGAAGATCAAACTTATGGATCTTGATACTGCAAAAGCCCTTGCTCAGGATAAGAAGAGCAAAAGAAAATTCGTCAAGGTCTTTGGTGGTTAA
- a CDS encoding methyl-accepting chemotaxis protein — protein sequence MVLTSIKGKQIFGFGMLVLLLIGVGITGYYETTRNGDRISQLGTECVPLIKLTKDLRIHALNHRRYEKDIFLNIGKPEKQAKYVNKFNQESDILLQKLTDLKAMMKTIPELADQIETTIELEKSYLKYKSGLLEIYKVLKVNLSLTPQKANSMMKPFKKNVYAFENAAKTIEKRATTLIGSVTAASLADSKTASLVTMSWVAFGLIMAIILAAYILRSTLKPLNRLTRYSSTIAEGHLEATLNGKYGGELGILKKSIEKMIHTVMRKMTEAETEAAKAAQATKEVTQAKNEMELQTQKAAQAQSKALISAAERLTIITDKIQNATSTLFNQVDMVRSGVSTQQDRTNETATSMEQMNATILDIARNASAAAEQAQEAQNKTQVSTHIVNEVSESVRKVSSLSEQTLNSINVLGTQAEDIGSIMGVITDIADQTNLLALNAAIEAARAGEAGRGFAVVADEVRKLAEKTMNATKQVGDAVKNIQSGTFQCVNEMQKATNNVQVTTNLAVDAGLALEEILDLVERNSDQAQAIATAAEEQSAASTEINNSAEDITNIASNINTGMSQALTPLAELQDLTSDLSKIIAGMADGKMTTIESRA from the coding sequence ATGGTTCTAACAAGCATCAAAGGTAAACAGATTTTTGGCTTTGGCATGTTGGTCTTATTACTCATAGGTGTCGGAATAACCGGATATTACGAAACAACACGTAACGGCGACCGGATTTCTCAATTAGGCACAGAGTGCGTTCCGCTGATCAAGTTAACCAAAGACCTGCGTATACATGCTTTAAACCATCGGCGTTACGAAAAAGATATATTCCTCAACATCGGCAAACCTGAAAAACAAGCTAAGTATGTTAATAAATTCAATCAAGAATCAGACATTTTACTACAAAAACTAACCGACCTCAAAGCTATGATGAAAACTATCCCAGAACTAGCTGATCAGATCGAAACAACGATTGAGCTTGAAAAATCATACCTAAAATATAAGTCAGGACTACTCGAAATTTATAAAGTTTTGAAAGTTAACCTATCTCTCACCCCGCAAAAGGCAAACAGCATGATGAAGCCATTTAAAAAAAATGTCTATGCATTTGAAAACGCGGCCAAAACAATAGAAAAACGGGCAACAACACTTATCGGAAGCGTTACCGCAGCCTCCCTTGCTGACTCAAAAACAGCTTCTCTGGTCACCATGTCCTGGGTTGCATTCGGCCTCATAATGGCCATTATCCTAGCCGCCTACATTCTCAGATCTACATTAAAACCTTTGAATCGATTAACCCGCTATTCTTCCACTATAGCTGAGGGACACCTCGAAGCAACACTGAACGGAAAATATGGTGGAGAGCTTGGCATTCTTAAGAAAAGCATTGAAAAAATGATCCACACGGTCATGAGAAAAATGACTGAAGCAGAAACTGAAGCAGCCAAAGCAGCTCAGGCAACAAAAGAAGTTACTCAGGCCAAAAACGAAATGGAACTGCAAACTCAAAAGGCAGCCCAGGCACAGAGCAAAGCCCTAATCTCTGCAGCAGAACGGCTGACAATCATTACTGACAAAATCCAAAACGCAACATCCACCCTCTTCAATCAGGTAGACATGGTCCGGTCCGGGGTCAGCACCCAGCAAGACCGAACAAATGAGACAGCAACATCCATGGAGCAAATGAACGCGACCATACTCGATATCGCCCGCAATGCCTCAGCCGCTGCGGAGCAGGCACAGGAGGCACAAAACAAAACTCAAGTTAGTACACATATCGTAAATGAAGTATCCGAATCTGTCCGTAAAGTGAGCAGCCTGTCCGAGCAGACATTGAACAGCATCAATGTCCTTGGCACACAAGCCGAAGACATCGGCAGTATCATGGGAGTAATCACCGACATCGCGGATCAGACCAACTTACTGGCACTCAACGCTGCCATCGAGGCGGCACGGGCAGGTGAGGCTGGACGTGGTTTCGCAGTTGTTGCGGATGAAGTGAGAAAATTGGCAGAAAAAACCATGAATGCTACCAAACAAGTCGGCGATGCAGTTAAAAATATTCAATCCGGCACTTTTCAATGTGTAAACGAAATGCAGAAAGCTACGAACAATGTCCAGGTAACCACAAACCTTGCCGTCGATGCAGGACTTGCTTTGGAAGAAATACTGGATCTGGTCGAACGCAATTCAGATCAAGCTCAGGCAATTGCCACTGCAGCCGAAGAGCAATCCGCTGCCAGCACTGAAATTAACAACTCAGCAGAAGACATTACTAACATTGCATCTAATATTAACACGGGCATGTCCCAAGCCTTGACACCGTTAGCAGAATTACAGGATCTGACCAGTGACCTCAGTAAGATCATCGCAGGCATGGCCGACGGCAAAATGACCACCATTGAAAGCAGGGCTTAG